The Saccharomonospora glauca K62 genome has a segment encoding these proteins:
- the ribH gene encoding 6,7-dimethyl-8-ribityllumazine synthase, whose protein sequence is MSGEGRPDEGLELRECENLRLGIVATRWHARITESLLASALRTAGEVKLAEEPTVLRVAGAVELPVVAQALARNHDAVVALGVVIRGETPHFDYVCDAVTAGLTRVALDESTPVGNGVLTCDTEEQALARAGLPSSKEDKGREATVAALTTAHVLRGLRQPWTERGFV, encoded by the coding sequence ATGAGTGGAGAAGGGCGTCCCGACGAGGGGTTGGAACTGCGGGAATGCGAGAACCTCCGGCTGGGCATCGTGGCCACGCGCTGGCACGCGCGGATCACGGAGAGCCTGCTGGCCTCCGCGCTGCGTACGGCCGGTGAGGTGAAGCTGGCGGAGGAGCCCACGGTGCTGCGCGTGGCCGGGGCCGTCGAATTGCCCGTGGTGGCTCAGGCGCTCGCCCGCAACCACGACGCGGTGGTCGCGCTCGGCGTGGTGATCCGTGGGGAGACCCCGCACTTCGACTACGTGTGCGACGCGGTGACCGCGGGGCTGACCAGGGTGGCGCTGGACGAGAGCACGCCCGTCGGCAACGGTGTGCTGACGTGCGACACCGAGGAACAGGCCCTGGCCCGAGCGGGCCTGCCCTCCTCGAAGGAGGACAAGGGACGAGAGGCGACGGTGGCCGCGTTGACCACCGCCCACGTGTTGCGTGGTCTGCGGCAGCCGTGGACGGAACGGGGTTTCGTGTGA
- a CDS encoding PH domain-containing protein, translated as MIDKKDDTTDTVVIRPRRVVWMSGALALVLLAVFVTVAVLLRSQDTGVIFMVSDQIAMIGVGVMLAGAAMLFATPRVRADRNGVHVRNIGVSRRFTWDEVLAVSFPDGASFARLELPDYEYYSMMAVQAVDREHAVEAVRALRRLHTAAKRD; from the coding sequence ATGATCGACAAGAAGGACGACACCACCGACACCGTCGTGATCCGACCACGTCGTGTGGTGTGGATGTCCGGGGCGCTGGCGCTGGTGCTGCTGGCCGTGTTCGTGACCGTGGCGGTGTTGCTGCGCTCGCAGGACACCGGCGTGATCTTCATGGTCAGCGACCAGATCGCGATGATCGGGGTGGGCGTGATGCTGGCGGGCGCCGCCATGCTCTTCGCGACCCCGAGGGTCCGCGCCGATCGCAACGGCGTCCACGTGCGCAACATCGGGGTGTCCCGTCGGTTCACGTGGGACGAGGTCCTGGCGGTGAGTTTCCCCGACGGCGCGTCGTTTGCGCGGCTGGAACTGCCGGACTACGAGTACTACTCGATGATGGCCGTCCAGGCGGTGGACCGGGAGCACGCCGTGGAGGCGGTGCGTGCGCTGCGCCGCCTCCACACCGCCGCGAAGCGCGACTGA
- a CDS encoding DMT family transporter, giving the protein MADVTPLISPSRSPRSETTKAALAAAVTMVLWSSAFVGIRAIGEALSPVSLALLRLAVAFVTLTVLVGVSTRRLPPLPRDRTSWLLVIAYGVLWLCCYTVALNAAELHLDAGTAALLVNIAPLLVTLGAGFLLGEGFPRALLMGSLVGLSGLVVISLGTEREGDWIGVALCLLAAVLYAAGVLIQKTALRSVDATTITWLGCLIGTAVLLPWAPQLVSEIAAAPTSAVLGAVYLGVFPTAIGFSTWTYALERTDAGKLSVSTYAVPALSVLLSWLILREIPTAYGLAGGAICLAGVALSRYRSPRARTASTEETPAEATS; this is encoded by the coding sequence ATGGCCGATGTGACACCGTTGATCTCCCCCAGTCGATCCCCACGCTCCGAGACCACGAAAGCCGCGCTCGCCGCTGCCGTGACGATGGTGCTGTGGTCGTCGGCGTTCGTGGGCATCCGCGCCATCGGCGAGGCACTGTCCCCTGTGTCGCTCGCCCTACTCCGGCTCGCCGTGGCCTTCGTGACGCTCACCGTGCTCGTCGGCGTCTCCACCCGACGCCTGCCCCCGCTTCCCCGCGACCGCACGTCCTGGCTGCTCGTCATCGCCTACGGCGTGCTGTGGCTATGCTGCTACACCGTCGCGCTCAACGCCGCCGAACTCCACCTCGACGCCGGCACGGCCGCCCTGCTGGTCAACATCGCACCGCTGCTCGTCACGCTCGGCGCCGGTTTCCTGCTCGGCGAAGGCTTCCCCAGGGCCCTGCTCATGGGAAGCCTCGTGGGCCTGAGCGGTCTTGTCGTCATCAGCCTGGGCACCGAACGGGAAGGTGACTGGATCGGAGTCGCGTTGTGTCTGCTCGCCGCCGTGCTCTACGCGGCCGGGGTTCTCATCCAGAAGACGGCGCTGCGCAGCGTCGACGCCACGACCATCACCTGGCTGGGCTGTCTGATCGGCACCGCGGTCCTGCTGCCGTGGGCGCCACAGCTCGTCTCCGAGATCGCCGCCGCCCCTACCTCCGCCGTGCTCGGCGCCGTCTACCTCGGGGTCTTCCCCACCGCCATCGGGTTCAGCACCTGGACGTACGCGCTCGAACGAACGGACGCGGGCAAGCTCAGCGTCTCCACGTACGCGGTGCCCGCGCTGTCGGTGCTGCTGTCGTGGCTGATCCTGCGAGAGATTCCCACCGCGTACGGCCTCGCGGGAGGAGCGATCTGCCTGGCCGGGGTCGCGCTGTCGCGCTACCGGTCTCCTCGGGCGAGGACCGCCTCGACCGAGGAGACCCCGGCCGAGGCGACGTCCTGA